From Vigna unguiculata cultivar IT97K-499-35 chromosome 5, ASM411807v1, whole genome shotgun sequence, the proteins below share one genomic window:
- the LOC114183508 gene encoding uncharacterized protein LOC114183508 — MGLSTMNSSSSITPRHYNTHKVFLFCNYILLGAASSCIFLTLSLRLIPSLCGFFFILLQIFTIAGAVSGCAAVGANSWYSAHMVATVLTAIFQGSVSVLVFTRTGDFLGQLKSYVREEDGAVILKLAGGLTILIFCLEWVVLTLAFFLKYYACVEGSNGAIVPMKSGKVQQDEDLKDWPWPFQV; from the coding sequence ATGGGTCTCTCCACAATGAACTCTTCTTCCTCCATCACTCCACGCCACTACAACACCCACAAGGTGTTTCTTTTCTGCAACTACATTCTCTTGGGTGCAGCCTCCAGCTGCATCTTCCTCACTCTCTCTCTGCGTCTCATTCCCTCTCTCTGCGGCTTCTTCTTCATCCTTCTTCAGATCTTCACAATCGCGGGTGCTGTCTCGGGTTGTGCCGCAGTGGGGGCCAATAGCTGGTACTCTGCACACATGGTGGCCACTGTGTTAACAGCAATTTTTCAGGGTTCAGTTTCTGTCTTGGTGTTTACAAGAACTGGGGACTTTTTGGGGCAGTTGAAGTCATATGTGAGGGAAGAAGACGGTGCTGTGATTCTGAAATTGGCTGGTGGACTCACCATTTTGATCTTTTGCTTGGAGTGGGTGGTGCTCACTCTTGCGTTTTTCTTGAAGTACTATGCTTGTGTTGAGGGAAGTAATGGTGCTATTGTGCCTATGAAGAGTGGGAAGGTGCAGCAGGACGAGGATTTGAAGGATTGGCCATGGCCTTTCCAAGTTTGA
- the LOC114185370 gene encoding sister chromatid cohesion 1 protein 4, producing MFYSQFILAKKGPLGTIWIAAHLERKLRKNQVADTDIGVSVDSILFPEVPIALRLSSHLLLGVVRIYSRKVNYLFDDCSEALLKIKQAFRSTAVDLPPEESTAPYHSITLPETFDLDDFELPDSDILQANYVDHHVSTREQITLQDTMDGVLYSTSQFGLDERFGDGDASQIGLDLDEVLLNDKATTLEHDDFGASLQMSHQNDEKKEEIDDLPTTGEIREYAEGPSTPGLQEPNLFGTQMDQGNNEVDCPNSTDLKSMETTQNELLHHQKDNDVNDCSLQSNGNHISLDLHHEDKGCNLIEMDEKREEQGHLECQVVIKDQENLMHEDHSLASLPLLDSSNKEFPSTVLPECEGGMINASAVHDKKEYLQDGVLMNSDPATAPLDQTVINCAVSSPLTNNENVASDQDNISCKPLSNMDGSQVPGSGGHLEDGNTLSKHEVLNDIEISKSDRQSCPSDDALVSNLINPLGSPGRPEVVVDVEAQASRELKEGEGLNHVSLEAVQPTESILQPCTSHLGQPSLSFIEGEKGHVTDVSNPALSYQETIEPSVSKETPDFGKTDMEIESQIFSNKVESINRSAVTDMPEPEKLLSLAYQHDGETNDLLMASTPDILGATEGHAGPAGVNGISGKKRSFTESTLTVQSMDLMESYGGAQSKRTAESVPDDDDLLSSILVGRKSSVLKMKPSPAAPEIATMKRARSAPRTTALKRKVLMDDMMVLHGDTIREQLTNTEDIRRLRKKAPCTSNEILMIQRQFLEDEIFHGSIFTDLTTDFTILRNETIDLTGIKVCDYGMDSSFIEKTNDQESYSRTNTEVHGVVGNNEPMAVQYQEDAEVQPPEIPVLPESHQSEVNLGSHDVDAHRNTTHEPMGVQLQEDAGVHPTDIPVLSESHQSEVNLGSHDIDAHGHTNIVSHVEELDNSQNVEVDHVGGNIAVSEAENCSAGPGHESSSLTEVLENDFTTSPTLMDKTNDLVGSIHSDILSIPNAENLNTIPILEDEFVQCQSDRKGVGAIELSMEPGTEVQTDGFEGNDLYASLATGSKETDGFADIQAPFNGDQPSEENGNSMLGQLNENQIVASAMECDDKGARSDSIFIENAKVDCLQSEALSVDEKESSLKDEENLVFQEAGLQSTMYPEIRSPYVEQNDENDMIANDTGFLNVGDDEIIDDDDEDFQPSAEGTHLENSGWSSRTRAVAKYLQTVFDKEDLHGRKELHLDNLLVGKTKKEASRMFFETLVLKTRDYVHVEQPKPFANVSIKPRMKLMRSDF from the exons ATGTTTTATTCTCAGTTTATTTTGGCCAAGAAAGGGCCACTTGGGACTATATGGATAGCTGCGCATTTGGAGAGGAAGCTCCGCAAGAATCAGGTGGCTGACACTGACATTGGTGTATCCGTAG ATTCCATTCTTTTCCCTGAAGTACCAATTGCACTCCGTTTATCCAGCCATCTTTTGCTTGGTGTGGTCAGGATATATTCTAGGAAGGTGAATTACCTTTTTGATGACTGTAGTGAAGCTTTGCTTAAGATAAAGCAAGCCTTTCGCTCCACAGCAGTTGATTTGCCACCTGAAGAGTCCACTGCACCTTACCATTCCATCACCTTACCTGAAACTTTCGATCTTGATGATTTTGAACTGCCAGATAGTGACATTCTTCAAGC TAACTATGTTGATCACCATGTCAGTACTAGGGAGCAGATTACACTGCAAGATACTATGGATGGTGTGCTTTACTCTACTTCACAGTTCGGCTTGGATG AGCGCTTTGGTGATGGTGATGCTTCTCAAATTGGGCTAGACCTTGATGAG GTTTTGTTAAATGACAAGGCTACTACTTTGGAGCATGATGACtttggtgctagtcttcaaaTGTCTCATCAAAATGATGAAAAGAAAGAGGAG ATTGATGATTTACCCACCACTGGTGAAATCCGTGAGTATGCTGAGGGTCCATCTACCCCTGGACTTCAAGAGCCTAACCTATTTGGAACTCAGATGGATCAGGGCAATAATGAAGTTGACTGTCCTAATTCAACTGATTTAAAATCAATGGAGACCACACAAAACGAATTGTTGCATCACCAAAAGGATAACGATGTAAATGATTGCTCCTTGCAAAGTAATGGGAATCATATTTCTTTAGATTTGCATCATGAAGATAAAGGCTGCAATCTGAttgaaatggatgaaaaaagAGAGGAGCAGGGGCATTTAGAATGTCAGGTTGTAATCAAGGATCAAGAAAATTTGATGCATGAAGATCATTCCTTAGCATCATTACCCTTGTTGGACTCTTCCAATAAAGAGTTTCCTTCCACCGTGTTACCAGAATGTGAAGGTGGGATGATCAATGCGTCTGCTGTTCATGACAAAAAGGAGTACTTGCAAGATGGAGTTTTGATGAATAGTGACCCAGCGACTGCTCCTTTGGACCAAACTGTTATAAATTGTGCTGTTTCTTCTCCTTTGACCAACAATGAAAATGTTGCTTCTGATCAAGATAACATCTCATGTAAACCATTGTCTAACATGGATGGATCTCAGGTTCCAGGATCAGGTGGTCATTTGGAGGACGGTAACACATTATCAAAGCATGAAGTTCTGAATGACATTGAAATTTCAAAGAGTGACAGACAATCCTGTCCATCTGATGATGCTCTAGTATCCAATCTTATTAATCCGCTAGGATCACCTGGAAGACCTGAAGTTGTTGTTGACGTGGAAGCTCAGGCTTCTCGAGAACTGAAGGAAGGTGAAGGTTTAAATCATGTATCGCTTGAGGCTGTGCAGCCCACTGAGTCTATCCTTCAACCATGCACCTCCCATCTGGGCCAGCCTTCTCTGTCATTTATTGAAG GTGAAAAAGGTCATGTAACTGATGTTTCAAATCCTGCATTAAGTTACCAAGAGACAATAGAGCCATCCGTATCTAAAGAAACACCTGATTTTGGGAAAACAGATATGGAAATTGAGAGTCAGATATTTAGCAATAAAGTAGAAAGTATAAATAGATCTGCTGTTACTGACATGCCAGAGCCTGAAAAATTGCTCTCCTTAGCTTACCAACATGATGGCGAAACAAATGATTTGCTGATGGCATCTACTCCTGACATCCTGGGTGCAACTGAAGGCCATGCGGGCCCTGCTGGGGTAAACGGCATTTCTGGTAAAAAACGTAGCTTCACAGAAAGTACTCTTACAGTGCAGAGTATGGATTTGATGGAGTCTTACGGGGGAGCTCAATCCAAGAGAACTGCCGAGTCTGTTCCTGATGATGACGATTTATTGTCATCCATATTAG TTGGTAGAAAATCTtcagttttgaaaatgaaaccCAGCCCTGCTGCCCCTGAAATAGCAACAATGAAGCGAGCTCGTTCTGCACCTCGTACTACTGCCTTGAAGAGGAAGGTGCTTATGGATGATATGATGGTCTTGCATGGCGA TACAATACGTGAACAGTTGACCAATACTGAAGACATCCGTCGTTTACGGAAAAAAGCTCCTTGCACTAGTAATGAGATTTTAATGATTCAGAGACAATTTTTGGAGGATGAAATTTTCCATGGATCGATATTTACAG ATTTGACTACTGACTTTACTATTCTGCGAAATGAGACAATTGATCTGACTGGAATCAAGGTTTGTGATTATGGTATGGATAGTTCTTTCATAGAGAAAACAAATGATCAAGAGTCCTACTCTAGAACAAATACTGAAGTTCATGGAGTGGTGGGGAATAATGAACCTATGGCAGTCCAATACCAAGAAGATGCAGAAGTGCAACCTCCTGAGATACCTGTTTTGCCTGAGAGTCATCAATCTGAGGTTAACTTGGGATCTCATGATGTTGATGCTCACAGGAACACAACTCATGAACCTATGGGTGTCCAACTCCAAGAAGATGCAGGGGTGCATCCTACTGATATACCTGTCTTGTCTGAGAGTCATCAATCTGAGGTTAACTTGGGATCTCATGATATTGATGCCCACGGGCACACAAATATTGTTTCTCATGTGGAGGAGCTTGACAATTCTCAAAATGTTGAAGTAGACCATGTCGGAGGAAATATTGCTGTTTCTGAAGCAGAGAATTGCTCTGCTGGCCCTGGGCATGAATCTTCATCTTTAACTGAAGTCCTTGAAAATGATTTTACCACATCACCGACTCTCATGGATAAAACTAATGATCTCGTTGGTTCTATTCATTCAGATATTTTGAGCATCCCAAATGCTGAGAATTTGAATACAATCCCTATTTTAGAGGATGAGTTTGTGCAGTGCCAGAGCGATAGAAAAGGAGTAGGTGCTATTGAGCTTAGCATGGAACCGGGAACAGAAGTTCAAACAGATGGTTTTGAAGGCAATGATTTGTATGCTTCCTTGGCTACTGGTTCCAAAGAAACTGATGGGTTTGCTGATATTCAGGCTCCCTTTAATGGTGATCAACCATCAGAGGAAAATGGAAACAGCATGCTGGGGCAGTTAAATGAGAATCAAATTGTTGCTTCTGCCATGGAGTGTGATGACAAGGGTGCAAGGTCTGACAGCATATTTATAGAAAATGCTAAAGTAGACTGTTTACAATCTGAAGCTCTCAGTGTAGATGAAAAAGAGAGTTCtttgaaagatgaagaaaaCCTAGTCTTTCAGGAAGCTGGACTACAAAGTACAATGTACCCTGAAATTAGGAGTCCCTATGTAGAACAGAATGAT GAAAATGATATGATTGCTAATGACACAG GGTTTTTGAATGTTGGGGATGATGAGataattgatgatgatgatgaagattttCAACCATCTGCTGAAGGAACTCACCTTGAAAATAGTGGATGGTCTTCCAGGACCAG GGCTGTTGCCAAGTATCTGCAGACTGTGTTTGATAAGGAAGATCTTCATGGAAGGAAGGAGCTGCATCTTGACAATTTATTAGTTGGTAAAACAAAGAAGGAAGCATCACGGATGTTTTTCGAGACACTG GTTCTCAAGACAAGGGATTATGTCCATGTGGAACAGCCAAAACCCTTTGCAAATGTTAGCATAAAACCTCGAATGAAGCTTATGAGGTCAGATTTCTGA
- the LOC114183277 gene encoding phosphoglycolate phosphatase 1B, chloroplastic-like produces MLRSSTLTHSVTVTCVRQSHRQWHQSIPANYRVCDAARNTLLSNSAIFKWKTKSNTKRNSSGMGTFTTRALAQPLKNADELIDSVETFIFDCDGVIWKGDKLIGGVPETLDLLRSKGKRLVFVTNNSTKSRKQYGKKFETLGLNVGEEEIFASSFAAAAYLKSIDFPKDKKVYVIGEEGILKELELAGYQYLGGPEDGGKKIELKPGFLMEHDEDVGAVVVGFDRYFNYYKIQYGTLCIRENPGCLFIATNRDAVTHLTDAQEWAGGGSMVGALSGSTQREPLVVGKPSTFMMDYLANEFGISKSQICMVGDRLDTDILFGQNGGCKTLLVLSGVTTLPMLQSPNNAIQPDFYTNKISDFLTLNAAAV; encoded by the exons ATGCTCAGAAGCAGCACTTTAACACACAGTGTTACAGTCACCTGTGTTCGTCAAAGTCACAGACAATGGCACCAATCAATTCCCGCGAACTATAGAGTCTGTGACGCTGCTCGTAACACTCTGTTATCGAACTCCGCGATCTTCAAGTGGAAGACAAAATCGAATACTAAACGTAACAGCTCTGGAATGGGAACCTTCACCACGCGCGCCTTGGCGCAGCCGCTGAAGAACGCCGACGAACTCATCGATTCCGTCGAGACGTTTATCTTCGACTGTGACG GAGTTATATGGAAAGGGGACAAATTAATAGGAGGAGTTCCCGAAACACTTGACTTGCTCCGGTCAAAG GGAAAAAGACTAGTTTTTGTCACCAACAACTCAACCAAGTCTAGGAAGCAATATGGAAAGAAATTTGAAACCCTTGGCCTGAATGTCGGCGAG GAGGAGATTTTTGCGTCATCCTTTGCTGCTGCTGCATATTTGAAGTCCATTGATTTCCCAAAAGATAAAAAG GTTTATGTCATTGGAGAAGAGGGAATCTTGAAAGAGCTTGAGCTTGCTGGATATCAGTACCTTGGTGGGCCG GAAGATGGCGGGAAAAAGATTGAACTGAAGCCAGGTTTTTTGATGGAGCACGATGAAGAT GTTGGAGCAGTTGTTGTTGGGTTTGATCGCTACTTCAACTACTATAAAATCCA GTATGGAACACTCTGCATACGTGAAAACCCTGGATGCCTTTTCATTGCTACAAATCGTGACGCTGTTACTCATCTCACAGATGCTCAAGAATGGGCCG GTGGGGGGTCAATGGTTGGCGCCCTCAGTGGATCTACTCAACGTGAGCCACTAGTCGTTGGAAAACCCTCAACGTTTATGATGGATTACTTAGCAAACGA ATTTGGCATTTCGAAGTCACAGATATGCATGGTTGGGGACAGATTAGACACTGATATCTTATTTGGGCAAAATGGTGGTTGCAAAACTCTTCTTGTGCTCTCAGGAGTCACCACACTGCCCATGCTCCAGAGCCCTAACAACGCCATACAACCAGATTTTTATACCAACAAAATTTCAGATTTTCTTACTCTGAACGCTGCAGCTGTATGA
- the LOC114185342 gene encoding chromatin assembly factor 1 subunit FAS1 — protein sequence MAAPIGTMAGGAEPVSTPPRPCSQDPNSNRAKTTTPRSTTPRSRKRVPSVLQNLKSAEEKQAYIETLEKELDALFRYYKEAVAEKVRIELSQCGGSRNAVVAALLEESDLPLSKLVDEIHDRLNGEVGSGAIVLAEPVTYATVKSSVLFAGQRVTYGLPNADADVLEDYAESCLWCWETRDLKLLPISVRGQLGVRRMCRKRIHDRIIAVSEMIAALKRLECEPNFNDALKRASTKLNKAFPEADIRLLVDNSLQKNSEAMDKKRANEENKLLMKQLERNRREAEKEKANMHKELQRETQPNESDLQLSQGETTNNEKCSIKKQQQKKQVEETKKAQRRREKAEAESKKKRSLQLQVSIMHRFLKKCKADSSSENDNVSTKSSASDLSSSKNESLFQSATLAMDCTLASSNDVILEDIRKSHFSAWRSLGQSIRSNRKQNWGIRLKPRTEVFKELKLTSIKTDVHDDELDMEKHVDRLGEYSSDISSCPANADSSLHDGKKYRRARQLFQFDKSHRPAFYGVWPTKSQIVGARHPLRKDPSLDYDVSSDEEWEEEEPGESLSDCDKDEEDCQEECSKSDEESEDGFLVPDGYLSENEGAQVDRRGIDGDIKGNDSSSSYNEEFCALLRQQKYVNSLTDLALRKNHPLIITNFIHDKELSPDHSTGGISKVEQKFLQALRMYVVPGSSPIEIPMDKMQDEEQKVHLSDGKGGASSTSGVVAIPDSDLPAIVTTIQSCSQGMNKVLVSLQQKFPSVPKSLMKNKVREVADYVDNRLQVKKEVLDKLGLTAKPEKSSEGPKSIAAFFSKRCLPPGGENVKPGETSPLPSLKSSSAVDERPESSRKV from the exons ATGGCAGCGCCGATTGGGACCATGGCCGGCGGTGCCGAACCTGTTTCTACTCCGCCTCGTCCTTGTTCTCAAGATCCGAATTCGAATCGTGCAAAGACCACCACTCCGAGGAGCACCACTCCGCGGAGCCGGAAGAGAGTTCCATCGGTGCTGCAAAACCTAAAGAGTGCCGAGGAGAAGCAAGCGTACATTGAAACCCTAGAGAAGGAGCTCGACGCCTTGTTCCGCTATTATAAGGAAGCCGTGGCTGAGAAAGTGCGCATCGAACTGAGCCAGTGTGGCGGTTCGCGAAACGCCGTCGTCGCGGCTCTGTTAGAGGAGAGCGACCTCCCGCTGTCGAAGCTGGTTGATGAGATTCACGACAGATTGAACGGAGAGGTCGGTAGCGGCGCAATCGTGCTGGCGGAGCCGGTGACCTACGCTACTGTGAAGAGTAGCGTGTTGTTTGCGGGACAGAGAGTGACTTATGGCTTGCCTAATGCGGATGCTGATGTATTAGAGGACTACGCCGAGTCGTGTCTCTGGTGTTGGGAG ACGAGGGATTTGAAATTGTTGCCGATATCTGTCCGAGGACAGCTTGGTGTTCGACGCATGTGCCGGAAGAGGATCCATGATAGGATTATAGCGGTCTCTG aaatgaTAGCAGCTCTGAAAAGGCTAGAGTGTGAGCCAAATTTCAATGATGCCTTAAAGAGGGCATCGACAAAGCTCAATAAAGCTTTTCCTGAGGCAGATATCCGCTTGTTAGTGGATAATTCGTTGCAGAAAAATAGTGAAGCCAT GGACAAGAAAAGagcaaatgaagaaaataaattgctAATGAAACAGCTGGAGAGAAACAGAAGAGAAGCTGAGAAAGAGAAAGCAAACATGCACAAAGAACTGCAACGAGAAACACAGCCCAAT GAATCGGATTTACAATTGTCACAAGGTGAGACAACAAATAATGAGAAATGTTCTATAAAGAAGCAACAGCAAAAGAAACAAGTAGAGGAAACAAAAAAGGCACAACGACGTCGAGAGAAAGCTGAAGCTGAGTCAAAGAAGAAGCGGAGTTTACAACTGCAAGTCTCAATTATGCATCGTTTTCTGAAAAAATGTAAAGCTGATTCCTCATCTGAGAATGACAACGTTTCAACCAAATCATCTGCATCTGATTTGTCAAGCAGCAAGAATGAAAGTTTGTTTCAGTCAGCTACACTTGCAATGGATTGTACTCTTGCATCAAGTAATGATGTAATACTTGAGGATATTCGCAA GTCACACTTTTCTGCATGGCGCTCTTTAGGACAATCAATTCGCTCAAACAGAAAACAGAACTGGGGCATTCGTCTGAAGCCTAGGACTGAAGTTTTTAAGGAGCTTAAGCTGACATCTATTAAAACTGATGTTCATGATGATGAGTTAGACATGGAGAAACACGTGGACAGATTGGGTGAATATAGTTCTGATATCAGTTCATGTCCAGCGAATGCAGATAGTTCTCTTCATGATGGCAAGAAGTACCGTCGAGCACGGCAACTATTTCAGTTTGATAAGTCTCATAGGCCTGCCTTTTATGGTGTTTGGCCCACAAAAAG TCAAATTGTTGGAGCACGCCATCCGCTAAGGAAGGATCCAAGCCTGGATTATGATGTCAGCAGTGACGAGGAGTGGGAAGAG GAGGAACCCGGTGAAAGTCTTTCTgattgtgataaagatgaagaGGACTGTCAAGAGGAATGCTCAAAGTCTGATGAAGAAAgtgaagatgggtttttggtaCCAGATGGCTATCTCTCCGAAAATGAG ggTGCACAAGTGGACAGAAGGGGAATAGATGGTGACATTAAGGGGAATGATAGCTCATCTAGCTACAACGAGGAGTTTTGTGCTTTACTTCGGCAACAAAAATATGTAAACAGTTTGACAGACCTTGCTCTCCGGAAAAATCATCCCTtgattataacaaattttattcacGACAAGGAGTTGTCGCCAGATCACAGTACTGGTGGTATTTCTAAGGTGGAGCAGAAGTTCTTGCAGGCTTTGCGTATGTACGTAGTACCTGGCAGCTCACCTATAGAAATACCGATGGATAAGATGCAAGACGAGGAACAAAAGGTCCATCTCTCTGATGGGAAAGGTGGTGCTAGTTCAACATCTGGTGTAGTTGCGATTCCTGACTCAGACCTACCCGCTATT GTGACCACTATTCAAAGTTGTTCTCAAGGTATGAATAAAGTGCTGGTATCTTTGCAACAGAAATTCCCTTCTGTGCCGAAGTCCTTGATGAAGAATAAAGTACGCGAAGTAGCTGACTATGTCGATAACCGTTTGCAG